The following coding sequences lie in one Candidatus Marinarcus aquaticus genomic window:
- a CDS encoding bifunctional 3,4-dihydroxy-2-butanone 4-phosphate synthase/GTP cyclohydrolase II encodes MTAIERVKEAIEEIRKGNMVIMLDDEDRENEGDLVYAAALSTPEKVNFMATHAKGLICVSVTSETAKKLELYPMVAANTSSYETAFTVSVDAASAATGISAGERDDTIKILANPVSKAEELVKPGHIFPLIAKDGGVLVRTGHTEGSLDLCKLAGLNGEAVICEIMKEDGSMARRDDLDIFAQKHDLKQIFISDLVEYRLSHETLVEEINSESYIFFNTPVVKKEYKDHLNNIHTAIVFPDTTETTHVKFHTIIPDINLFLNDDKLQSMLKTINFMQAKGGILIFLNESMKHNETQKDYGIGAQILNALKIKRIKLLTSGGKHSFVGLQGFGLEILEEIQIEG; translated from the coding sequence ATGACAGCGATAGAACGAGTAAAAGAAGCAATTGAAGAGATCAGAAAAGGAAACATGGTCATCATGCTTGATGATGAAGACAGAGAAAATGAGGGTGACCTAGTTTACGCAGCTGCATTAAGTACTCCAGAAAAAGTAAATTTTATGGCAACACACGCCAAAGGTTTAATTTGTGTATCGGTGACATCAGAAACTGCAAAAAAGTTAGAGTTGTATCCTATGGTGGCAGCTAACACATCTTCATATGAGACAGCTTTTACAGTATCTGTTGATGCTGCAAGTGCTGCTACTGGTATCAGTGCAGGGGAGAGAGATGATACCATTAAAATTTTAGCAAACCCTGTATCAAAAGCAGAAGAGTTAGTCAAACCAGGACATATCTTTCCTTTGATTGCAAAAGATGGCGGCGTTCTAGTTCGAACAGGACACACTGAAGGATCATTGGATCTTTGTAAATTAGCAGGGCTGAATGGTGAAGCAGTTATTTGTGAAATCATGAAAGAAGATGGAAGTATGGCAAGACGCGATGACTTGGATATTTTTGCCCAAAAACATGATTTAAAACAGATTTTCATCTCGGATTTGGTGGAGTACCGACTCTCACATGAAACACTTGTTGAAGAGATCAATTCAGAATCGTATATATTTTTTAATACGCCGGTTGTAAAAAAAGAGTATAAAGATCATTTAAATAACATTCATACCGCCATTGTATTTCCTGATACAACTGAGACAACACACGTGAAGTTTCATACGATTATCCCTGATATAAATCTGTTTTTAAATGACGATAAACTGCAATCAATGCTTAAAACAATCAATTTTATGCAAGCAAAAGGGGGGATTTTAATCTTTTTAAATGAATCAATGAAACACAATGAGACACAAAAGGATTATGGGATTGGTGCACAAATTCTAAATGCGCTTAAAATCAAACGAATTAAGCTGTTGACAAGTGGTGGGAAACATTCGTTTGTAGGACTTCAAGGTTTTGGTTTGGAAATCCTTGAAGAGATTCAAATCGAGGGTTAG
- a CDS encoding phosphate/phosphite/phosphonate ABC transporter substrate-binding protein, with product MLKSILFLLLFSITLFSKTLIFGVVPYMNKTELFKIYTPLTNYLSKELNCDIKIHIAKDYDNLYFLIKENQVDFAILGPFLYVQTKQRLNNIEYLATATRNIRGQNYWSYKSHIITLEKSSIESIKNLKGKSFAFTDKNSTSGFLYPISMLKQEGINYKTDFEKVYYLKKHDRVIDALLKGSIDAGAAYDKAIFKAIQEHPMTIRILKRSKPIPNDSYLATTRLNKEEIQKLRKALLAYKNNQPGMELSGFVYLKESEYDSVKEVSSTLQK from the coding sequence ATGTTAAAATCTATTCTTTTCCTTCTTCTTTTTTCAATCACACTTTTTTCTAAAACACTCATTTTTGGAGTTGTACCCTACATGAACAAAACAGAACTTTTTAAAATATATACTCCTTTAACCAACTACTTATCAAAAGAGCTTAATTGCGATATAAAAATTCATATTGCCAAAGATTATGACAACCTCTATTTTTTAATCAAAGAGAATCAAGTCGACTTTGCCATATTAGGACCTTTTTTATACGTACAAACAAAACAAAGACTTAACAACATTGAATATTTAGCTACTGCCACACGAAACATTCGTGGGCAAAATTATTGGTCGTATAAGAGTCATATCATCACACTTGAAAAAAGCAGTATTGAAAGCATAAAAAATTTAAAAGGAAAATCCTTTGCTTTTACGGATAAAAACTCCACTTCAGGTTTTCTTTATCCCATTTCTATGCTTAAACAAGAGGGCATCAACTACAAAACAGATTTTGAAAAAGTCTATTATCTTAAAAAGCATGATCGTGTAATAGATGCCCTTCTAAAAGGCTCCATTGACGCTGGTGCAGCCTATGATAAAGCCATCTTTAAAGCCATACAAGAACACCCTATGACCATTCGCATTTTAAAACGCAGTAAACCCATTCCCAATGATTCTTATCTTGCAACAACAAGATTAAATAAAGAGGAGATTCAAAAGCTCAGAAAAGCATTGTTAGCATATAAAAACAATCAACCAGGAATGGAGTTATCTGGTTTTGTGTATTTAAAAGAGTCAGAGTATGACTCTGTAAAAGAGGTGAGTTCTACTTTACAAAAGTAA
- a CDS encoding GGDEF domain-containing protein produces MKRNLYYKIFFVALIPILLISIINFSQIEYFTQKQLQTIENTNAIQRVMIENRLKKTLTLIQRDLDILTNAYEVVEAVKYNDNDVLSIWGKKFLSTNDKIIFTDIHGVIISRAHDEFKFGDTLKPEFLNALQNNQYYSSLKSIDDTQLALLEAKPIKQYGELVVGYIIIAKHLDAAFINEITKGTNYTITTSNKETLFSIHLNNITYNEGTLGFELINNTQEKDLESVKNNILFYTLLLISVLIISLYQVIKKHLIAYSDFAQIVEHFTDDKITLKELIKQSDSFTKKHRKHEISAISNTVHTMAKQIDKTQSNLELLSQTDALTNISNRRKLNNILNDLTRQALRYHTHFSIMIIDIDHFKNINDEFGHQAGDEVLKKLANKLSSHIRESDYFGRYGGEEFVIICPNSTSVETILLAEKLRASTQNTEFCNNIKVTISIGVAEFNEHSLSLEELIRQADKNLYKAKRMGRNQVIG; encoded by the coding sequence ATGAAACGTAACCTCTACTATAAAATATTTTTTGTTGCACTCATACCCATTCTTCTTATCTCCATCATTAATTTTTCACAAATTGAATACTTTACACAAAAACAACTACAAACCATTGAGAACACCAATGCCATTCAAAGAGTGATGATAGAAAACAGACTCAAAAAAACACTTACTCTTATCCAACGCGATTTGGATATATTAACCAATGCATATGAAGTGGTTGAAGCCGTTAAATATAATGACAATGATGTTCTGAGCATCTGGGGAAAAAAATTTTTAAGTACCAACGATAAAATCATCTTCACCGATATTCATGGTGTCATCATTTCAAGAGCGCATGATGAATTTAAATTTGGAGACACTCTTAAACCAGAGTTTTTAAATGCACTGCAAAATAATCAATACTACAGCTCTTTAAAGAGCATTGATGATACACAACTTGCACTGCTTGAAGCAAAACCCATAAAACAGTATGGAGAATTAGTTGTTGGTTACATTATTATTGCTAAACACCTTGATGCTGCATTTATCAATGAAATTACAAAAGGAACCAACTATACTATTACCACTTCAAATAAAGAAACTCTTTTCTCCATTCATTTAAATAACATCACATACAATGAAGGTACTCTTGGATTTGAACTTATTAATAACACTCAAGAAAAAGATTTAGAGAGTGTCAAAAACAACATTCTATTTTATACCCTGCTTTTAATCTCTGTATTGATTATCTCTTTATATCAAGTGATAAAAAAACACTTGATTGCCTACAGTGACTTCGCCCAAATCGTTGAACACTTTACAGATGATAAAATCACCTTAAAAGAGTTGATTAAACAAAGTGACTCTTTCACAAAAAAACATCGAAAACATGAAATTTCCGCTATCTCAAATACCGTACATACGATGGCCAAACAGATTGATAAAACCCAATCCAACTTAGAGCTACTTTCACAAACAGATGCTTTAACCAATATTTCTAATCGAAGAAAACTCAATAATATTCTCAATGACTTAACACGACAAGCGCTCAGATACCACACGCATTTTTCTATTATGATTATTGATATTGACCATTTTAAAAATATCAATGATGAATTTGGTCATCAAGCAGGCGATGAAGTCTTAAAAAAATTGGCCAATAAACTCTCTTCTCATATCCGAGAAAGTGACTATTTTGGACGATATGGAGGTGAAGAATTTGTCATCATCTGTCCAAACTCAACTTCAGTTGAGACCATTCTTTTAGCTGAAAAACTTCGTGCAAGTACTCAAAACACAGAGTTTTGTAATAATATAAAAGTTACTATCAGTATTGGAGTTGCTGAGTTCAATGAGCACTCCCTCAGTCTTGAAGAGTTAATACGACAAGCCGATAAAAACCTGTACAAAGCAAAACGTATGGGTCGAAACCAAGTCATAGGATAA
- a CDS encoding phosphate/phosphite/phosphonate ABC transporter substrate-binding protein gives MNKTLLILFLSTLLNAQHFTFGLYPSNTPEKIFKAFLPFTHYLTQTTGDTYELIITRDYRELAQRLDNKTIDFAWLGSKNYIDIKQNVKDLQYITTYMEEEKFTHQITPYYRAFIVTLKKNNLYTLKMLKNRRFAFTDRLSTSGYAYPNKILKDNHINYQNYFSKYFFLKKHDRVIEALVNDSIDAGAISDGTYYAAVEKYGDIFHIIKQSDKIPLDVIVGSSTIDTIHIKKLADILNTIDVNSTALKGIKEHLGWNAAGFNAHNKELYDVLQKALE, from the coding sequence ATGAACAAAACTTTATTAATACTTTTTTTAAGCACACTGCTCAATGCTCAACACTTTACTTTTGGATTATATCCATCCAATACACCTGAAAAGATATTCAAGGCCTTTTTACCTTTTACGCACTATTTAACACAAACTACTGGTGATACGTATGAGTTGATAATCACACGCGATTATAGAGAATTGGCTCAAAGATTAGACAACAAAACCATTGATTTTGCATGGTTAGGGTCTAAAAACTACATTGACATCAAACAAAATGTCAAAGACCTACAATACATCACAACCTATATGGAAGAAGAGAAATTTACACATCAAATCACCCCTTACTATAGAGCGTTTATTGTTACACTTAAAAAAAATAATCTGTATACACTCAAAATGCTTAAAAACCGACGTTTTGCTTTCACAGACAGACTTTCTACTTCGGGTTATGCTTACCCCAATAAAATTTTAAAAGACAACCACATCAACTATCAAAACTATTTCTCTAAATATTTCTTTTTAAAAAAACATGATCGCGTGATTGAAGCTTTGGTCAATGACTCTATTGATGCAGGTGCGATTTCAGATGGAACTTATTATGCTGCCGTTGAAAAGTATGGTGACATCTTTCATATTATAAAACAATCCGATAAAATACCATTGGATGTAATCGTAGGGTCATCAACCATAGATACAATACACATAAAGAAACTGGCGGATATTCTTAATACCATTGATGTGAACTCAACTGCACTTAAAGGAATAAAAGAGCACTTGGGTTGGAATGCAGCTGGATTTAATGCTCACAATAAAGAGCTTTATGATGTATTACAAAAAGCACTCGAATGA
- the pckA gene encoding phosphoenolpyruvate carboxykinase (ATP) translates to MSDIKDALGLENVGTVYRNLDIDTLREHAIKNEGAKLSSSGALMIDTGIFTGRSPKDKFFVNQDPSNKHISWGDVNRAVDAKVYDDLEATAKKQLSNKDLYVTDVYCGASLDSRRSVRFITEVAWQANFIQNMFIVPSKEELENFEPQFTVYNACKTVDMSYVSHGLHSEVFVVFNVEKNTSIIGGTWYAGEMKKGIFSMMNYWLPLEGKLSMHCSANIGKDGDTALFFGLSGTGKTTLSTDPNRALIGDDEHGWDDNGIFNFEGGCYAKVINLDKSSEPEIFGAIKKGAILENVIADENGNVDFTDGSKTENTRVSYPIDHIENHTPDMMGNHPKNIIFLSADAFGVLPPVSKLSKEQAMYYFLSGYTAKVAGTERGITEPVATFSSCFGEAFLPLHPTIYADLLGQKIDKHNVNVFLVNTGWTGGAYGVGSRMSIKNTRACINAILDGSINDSEFETLPYFNLAMPKTLSGVDTAVLNPRNTWENKAEYDENAKKLAAMYIENFKKYLTLESEFDFTAAGPQL, encoded by the coding sequence ATGTCTGATATTAAAGACGCTCTTGGTTTAGAAAACGTAGGAACAGTTTATAGAAACTTAGATATTGACACCTTAAGGGAACATGCCATTAAAAATGAAGGGGCGAAGCTCTCTTCAAGTGGCGCATTGATGATTGACACAGGAATCTTCACGGGGAGAAGTCCTAAAGATAAATTTTTCGTAAACCAAGACCCTTCAAATAAACACATCTCTTGGGGTGATGTTAACCGAGCAGTTGATGCAAAGGTCTATGACGACTTAGAAGCCACTGCAAAAAAACAACTCAGCAATAAAGATTTATATGTCACAGATGTATACTGTGGTGCAAGTTTAGACTCAAGACGTTCAGTTCGATTTATTACAGAAGTTGCATGGCAAGCAAACTTTATTCAAAATATGTTTATTGTTCCTTCAAAAGAGGAATTAGAGAACTTTGAACCTCAATTTACAGTTTACAATGCATGTAAAACAGTCGATATGTCTTATGTGAGTCATGGACTGCACTCTGAAGTTTTCGTGGTATTTAATGTAGAGAAAAACACTTCAATCATTGGTGGTACGTGGTATGCTGGTGAGATGAAAAAAGGAATTTTTTCTATGATGAACTACTGGCTTCCTTTAGAAGGAAAACTCTCTATGCACTGTTCAGCTAATATTGGAAAAGATGGGGATACTGCCTTATTCTTTGGACTTTCAGGAACAGGTAAAACAACCCTTTCAACCGATCCAAACCGAGCATTAATTGGAGATGATGAACATGGGTGGGATGATAATGGTATTTTCAACTTCGAAGGGGGTTGTTATGCAAAAGTTATTAACCTTGATAAATCAAGTGAACCAGAGATTTTTGGTGCCATTAAAAAAGGTGCCATTTTAGAAAACGTTATTGCCGATGAAAATGGAAACGTTGACTTCACAGATGGTTCTAAAACTGAAAACACTCGTGTCTCATACCCAATTGACCACATTGAAAACCATACACCTGATATGATGGGGAATCACCCTAAAAATATCATCTTCTTAAGTGCCGATGCTTTTGGTGTTTTACCTCCTGTATCGAAACTCTCAAAAGAGCAAGCAATGTACTACTTCTTAAGTGGTTATACTGCAAAAGTTGCAGGAACTGAGCGAGGTATTACTGAGCCTGTTGCAACATTCAGTTCTTGTTTTGGAGAAGCATTCTTACCACTTCACCCAACCATTTATGCTGATTTACTGGGGCAAAAGATTGACAAACACAATGTTAATGTATTCTTAGTAAACACGGGATGGACTGGTGGAGCATACGGTGTTGGTAGCAGAATGAGTATTAAAAATACACGAGCTTGTATCAATGCTATTTTAGATGGTTCTATCAATGATTCTGAGTTTGAAACACTGCCATACTTCAACCTTGCGATGCCAAAAACATTATCAGGTGTTGACACTGCTGTATTAAACCCTAGAAATACATGGGAAAATAAAGCAGAGTATGATGAAAATGCTAAGAAACTTGCAGCAATGTATATTGAAAACTTCAAAAAATATCTTACATTAGAGAGTGAATTTGATTTCACTGCAGCTGGACCTCAGTTGTAA
- a CDS encoding sodium ion-translocating decarboxylase subunit beta, translated as MNKKVILSVLLVFFALFTTNVFASDAAATAHEAETEVVHEYKPKSITQLMSSFYETTGINAILNPSDDVMTSEPNPEHARPMTTFEQTWGRVIMIIIVFVLFYLAIAKGFEPLLLLPIAFGGLLANIPLAHMGGEHGMLGIIYNMGIANEFFPLLIFMGVGAMTDFTPLLANPKAAILGGAAQFGIFGSLVGAVALGFDLQTASAISIIGGADGPTSIFIANRLAPEMLGAIAVAAYSYMALVPVIQPPIMKALTTEAERKIKMGKLRKVHKLENLFLPILILMLAIMFLPESTPLIGAFAFGNFLKQSGVVERLSDTMQNSLINIVTIFLGLGVGSKLAADKFLVLETLGIMVIGLIAFAAGTAAGVIMAKIMNKFSSEENKVNPLIGAAGVSAVPMAARVVSKVGQEYDRSNVLLMHAMGPNVAGVIGSAVAAGVLLSIFK; from the coding sequence ATGAATAAAAAAGTAATACTATCAGTGCTATTGGTCTTCTTTGCTCTGTTTACTACGAATGTTTTTGCCAGTGACGCAGCTGCAACTGCGCATGAAGCAGAAACTGAAGTAGTACATGAGTACAAGCCTAAATCAATCACACAGTTGATGTCATCATTTTATGAAACCACTGGGATTAACGCCATTTTAAATCCAAGTGATGATGTAATGACATCAGAACCAAATCCAGAGCATGCACGGCCAATGACAACATTTGAACAAACTTGGGGACGGGTCATTATGATCATTATTGTGTTTGTTCTTTTTTATCTTGCCATTGCAAAAGGGTTTGAACCTTTATTATTATTACCAATCGCATTTGGTGGTTTATTAGCAAACATTCCATTAGCACACATGGGTGGAGAACATGGAATGTTGGGGATCATTTATAACATGGGAATTGCAAACGAGTTCTTCCCACTGCTTATTTTTATGGGTGTTGGAGCTATGACGGACTTTACCCCACTTTTAGCCAATCCAAAAGCTGCCATATTAGGTGGAGCTGCACAGTTTGGTATCTTTGGATCACTTGTAGGTGCCGTTGCACTTGGATTTGACTTGCAAACTGCATCTGCAATTTCAATCATTGGTGGGGCTGATGGACCAACATCAATCTTTATTGCAAACAGACTTGCACCAGAGATGCTTGGAGCTATTGCCGTTGCTGCGTATTCATATATGGCGTTGGTACCTGTAATTCAACCACCGATTATGAAAGCTTTAACAACAGAAGCTGAACGAAAAATCAAAATGGGAAAACTCAGAAAGGTACACAAGTTAGAGAACCTTTTCTTGCCTATTTTGATTTTAATGTTAGCCATCATGTTCTTACCTGAGTCAACACCACTGATTGGTGCATTTGCATTTGGAAATTTCTTAAAACAATCAGGAGTTGTTGAGAGACTTTCTGATACAATGCAAAATTCATTAATCAACATCGTTACAATCTTCCTAGGTTTAGGGGTTGGTTCGAAGTTGGCTGCAGATAAATTCCTTGTTTTAGAAACATTAGGAATTATGGTTATTGGATTAATTGCTTTTGCTGCTGGGACAGCTGCAGGAGTTATTATGGCTAAAATTATGAACAAATTCTCTTCAGAAGAGAACAAAGTGAATCCACTCATTGGAGCTGCTGGTGTATCAGCTGTACCAATGGCGGCGCGAGTTGTGAGTAAAGTTGGTCAAGAATATGATCGATCAAATGTATTATTAATGCATGCGATGGGTCCAAATGTTGCCGGAGTAATTGGTTCAGCCGTTGCCGCCGGTGTACTTTTATCAATTTTTAAATAA
- a CDS encoding biotin/lipoyl-containing protein, producing the protein MSKKYIDVMDTTFRDGFQSVFGGRVLMDDFFPAVEAAKEAGITHFEFGGGARFQSLFFYLRENAFEMMDRFREIVGPEANLQTLARGINTVMLDTGSRELVDMHAKMFAKHGVTTIRNFDALNDVQNLEYSAECIKKYGLNHEVVVTLMDLPPGCEGAHDVPFYEQTLRQILDSGVPFDSLCFKDASGTSSPQKVYETIQMARKLVGEDMHIRLHTHETAGVSVACYLAALEAGADGIDLAASPVSGGTSQPDILTMLHAVKGKNYDLGGLDIEKVLKYEEVLRDQLKDYFMPPEATQVSPLIPFSPMPGGALTANTQMMRDNNTLHKFPEVIKAMREVVERGGFGTSVTPVSQFYWQQAYANVMFGPWKQIAPGYGKMVLGYFGKTPVEPDPEIVKLASEKLKLEPTKENPLDIADRDERKTMAFWENRLKEEGIEATEENIFIAAACDEKGITFLKGDGPLNVRKVDEADLVCEDNKDCKLGEDKAMSNATGNYTVVVDGQKFNVTVAEGNADIQVTPAASTAPAAAPSAGGAEVPATVAGNVWKLLVKVGDTVEKGQVVAILEAMKMEIDVEAPVAGKIASITVSANEAVEEGQTIATIS; encoded by the coding sequence ATGTCAAAGAAATATATTGATGTAATGGATACCACCTTCCGAGATGGATTTCAATCTGTTTTTGGTGGTAGAGTACTTATGGATGATTTCTTTCCAGCTGTTGAAGCTGCAAAAGAAGCAGGTATCACTCACTTCGAATTTGGAGGTGGAGCACGTTTCCAATCACTTTTCTTCTATTTAAGAGAAAATGCATTTGAAATGATGGATCGATTCAGAGAAATCGTTGGACCTGAAGCTAATCTTCAAACATTAGCCAGAGGAATTAACACTGTAATGTTGGATACGGGTTCAAGAGAACTTGTAGACATGCATGCAAAAATGTTTGCAAAACATGGTGTGACAACTATTCGAAACTTTGATGCACTCAATGATGTACAAAATTTAGAGTACAGTGCTGAGTGTATTAAAAAGTATGGTTTAAACCATGAAGTGGTAGTAACACTTATGGATCTACCTCCAGGATGTGAAGGAGCACACGATGTTCCTTTCTATGAGCAAACTTTACGTCAAATTTTAGACAGTGGTGTACCTTTTGATTCACTCTGTTTTAAAGATGCGTCAGGTACATCTTCTCCTCAAAAAGTATATGAGACCATTCAAATGGCTCGAAAACTTGTGGGTGAAGATATGCATATCAGACTGCACACACATGAAACAGCAGGTGTTTCTGTGGCGTGTTATTTAGCTGCTTTAGAAGCAGGTGCAGATGGTATTGACCTAGCTGCAAGTCCTGTATCTGGAGGAACATCACAACCAGATATTTTAACAATGTTGCATGCTGTAAAAGGTAAAAACTACGACTTAGGTGGTTTAGACATTGAAAAAGTATTGAAGTATGAAGAAGTTTTAAGAGACCAATTAAAAGACTACTTTATGCCACCTGAGGCAACTCAAGTTTCACCTCTTATCCCATTCTCACCTATGCCAGGTGGTGCGTTGACTGCAAACACGCAAATGATGAGAGACAACAACACTTTACATAAATTTCCAGAAGTAATCAAAGCAATGAGAGAAGTGGTTGAGAGAGGTGGTTTTGGTACCTCTGTAACTCCTGTATCTCAATTCTATTGGCAACAAGCATATGCAAACGTTATGTTTGGTCCATGGAAACAAATTGCACCAGGTTATGGGAAAATGGTACTTGGATATTTTGGTAAAACTCCCGTTGAGCCAGATCCAGAAATCGTAAAACTTGCAAGTGAAAAACTTAAACTTGAACCTACTAAAGAGAACCCTCTTGACATTGCTGACAGAGATGAAAGAAAAACAATGGCATTCTGGGAAAACAGACTTAAAGAAGAAGGTATTGAGGCAACTGAAGAGAACATCTTTATTGCAGCAGCTTGTGATGAAAAAGGGATTACCTTCTTAAAAGGGGATGGACCTTTAAATGTAAGAAAAGTGGATGAAGCTGATTTGGTATGTGAAGATAACAAAGATTGTAAATTAGGAGAAGATAAAGCTATGAGTAATGCTACTGGAAACTACACTGTAGTCGTTGATGGACAAAAATTTAACGTAACTGTTGCTGAAGGAAATGCGGATATTCAAGTAACACCTGCTGCAAGTACTGCACCAGCTGCTGCACCAAGTGCTGGAGGAGCAGAAGTTCCTGCAACGGTTGCTGGAAACGTATGGAAACTGTTAGTTAAAGTGGGAGACACTGTTGAAAAAGGTCAAGTTGTTGCTATTTTAGAAGCGATGAAAATGGAAATTGATGTTGAAGCACCTGTTGCTGGTAAAATTGCATCAATCACCGTTTCAGCAAATGAAGCAGTTGAAGAAGGTCAAACAATAGCTACAATTAGCTAA
- a CDS encoding OadG family protein, which translates to MEVNLVVEALKFMMLGMGVVFAFLIIMIYALKAQAVLINKFFPVKEKQPPKKVQPQTHASDETAKKVAAIAAVIQHHNNLKG; encoded by the coding sequence ATGGAAGTAAATTTAGTCGTCGAGGCTTTAAAGTTTATGATGTTGGGAATGGGCGTCGTCTTTGCCTTTCTTATCATCATGATTTACGCGTTAAAGGCACAAGCAGTGCTGATTAACAAGTTTTTCCCTGTCAAAGAGAAACAACCCCCTAAAAAGGTGCAACCTCAAACTCACGCATCTGATGAAACTGCAAAAAAAGTAGCTGCTATCGCCGCAGTTATTCAACATCACAACAATCTAAAAGGTTAA
- a CDS encoding S24 family peptidase yields the protein MLVVSEIIERLKDVLSTDGKKGKVFDKDVAEALGLSQVNFATMKNRSKIPFSNVLDFCALKKISINWLLYNQNPNSLLDSTDKYWIKYYPSVNVSAGGGAYEDEDSYEPLEVPAYFTAMLGGEKNLKNIEAINVVGDSMEPTLNSDNIIFLDSTKKDFSKEGIYAFTTVHGLFVKRIQRRIDGKLDIISDNSEYPKQVVATNEIQILGKVIGSFGSVY from the coding sequence ATGTTAGTTGTAAGTGAAATTATTGAGCGATTAAAAGATGTTTTAAGTACAGATGGAAAAAAAGGAAAAGTTTTTGATAAAGATGTGGCTGAAGCACTTGGTCTTTCCCAAGTCAATTTTGCGACCATGAAAAACAGAAGTAAAATACCGTTTTCCAATGTTTTAGACTTCTGCGCATTGAAAAAAATCTCTATTAACTGGTTACTGTATAATCAAAATCCAAATTCATTGCTTGATTCAACGGATAAGTACTGGATTAAGTACTATCCAAGTGTGAATGTCAGTGCGGGAGGAGGAGCCTATGAAGATGAAGACAGTTATGAACCTTTAGAGGTGCCAGCTTATTTTACAGCCATGCTAGGTGGTGAAAAAAATCTTAAGAATATTGAAGCGATTAATGTAGTAGGGGACTCTATGGAACCCACACTGAATTCAGATAATATTATCTTTTTAGATTCGACCAAAAAAGATTTCTCAAAAGAGGGTATTTATGCCTTTACGACAGTTCATGGTCTGTTTGTAAAACGAATACAAAGAAGAATAGATGGAAAGCTTGATATTATTTCAGATAACAGTGAGTACCCAAAACAAGTAGTTGCAACCAATGAGATACAAATATTAGGAAAAGTGATTGGTTCGTTTGGAAGTGTTTATTAA